In the Muricauda sp. MAR_2010_75 genome, one interval contains:
- a CDS encoding LETM1-related biofilm-associated protein → MNPSASGWINKFGHLVDKETKIFPDFESLYQELKRNGFVYGVHLDIPSFIEVEHKLSEDEIAKINLLTALYFTFKFEKKTSNFTDFVDTIFAYYQSLEVSRISFLNKILSGSKTESQLEKLIDSRIYLGGNAFNRAFGNSLTNSLLYVDVLIFRVYLQGKIPMMEHAQLLEYVTINIAYHALNSKETHENDAKLIQLLASSLTYVNLDEAKFDGTYRDLFNQNFTKIEKDYFLDIACLTIWEDKSLDYTESDYIFGLGKDLGKSQNEVQSELNFVKKFFDANKDKIAYLNDKNLAVQFYDGMSKNVSKLILRNSKRLKKELMESKELLTLLSKSTVKDLSAEEKKKVQNQLVDIFKSIPSLAIFMLPGGAVLLPIFIKLIPKLLPSAFDENRIDED, encoded by the coding sequence ATGAACCCTTCTGCTTCTGGATGGATTAATAAGTTTGGCCACCTTGTTGATAAGGAGACCAAAATTTTTCCCGATTTTGAGAGCTTATACCAAGAGCTTAAAAGAAATGGGTTCGTATATGGGGTGCATTTGGATATCCCCTCCTTTATTGAAGTGGAGCACAAGCTCAGTGAAGATGAGATTGCCAAAATAAATTTGCTCACGGCACTTTATTTTACGTTTAAATTTGAAAAGAAAACTTCCAATTTCACTGACTTCGTGGATACCATCTTTGCGTATTACCAATCCTTGGAAGTAAGTCGAATTTCTTTTTTGAATAAAATTTTGAGTGGGTCCAAAACGGAATCCCAATTGGAAAAATTAATTGACTCCCGAATCTATTTAGGAGGAAATGCCTTCAATCGTGCCTTTGGAAACAGCCTGACCAATTCCCTGCTTTATGTGGATGTATTGATTTTTAGGGTCTATTTACAGGGGAAAATTCCAATGATGGAGCATGCCCAATTGTTGGAATATGTGACCATAAACATTGCTTATCATGCTCTAAATTCCAAAGAGACCCATGAAAATGATGCCAAATTAATACAACTTTTGGCCTCATCCCTTACGTACGTAAATTTGGATGAAGCAAAATTTGATGGCACCTATCGTGACCTGTTCAACCAAAATTTCACCAAAATTGAGAAGGATTATTTTTTGGATATAGCCTGCTTGACCATCTGGGAAGACAAGTCTTTGGACTACACAGAATCTGACTACATTTTTGGTCTCGGAAAGGACCTGGGAAAGTCGCAAAATGAGGTACAATCTGAACTGAATTTTGTGAAGAAATTTTTTGACGCCAACAAGGACAAAATCGCTTACCTGAACGACAAAAATTTAGCGGTTCAATTCTATGACGGCATGTCTAAAAATGTGAGCAAATTAATTCTCAGAAATAGCAAAAGGCTCAAAAAAGAACTCATGGAAAGTAAGGAACTTTTGACTCTTTTATCCAAGTCAACCGTTAAGGATTTGAGTGCAGAGGAGAAGAAAAAAGTTCAAAATCAGTTGGTGGATATTTTTAAAAGCATTCCTTCCTTGGCCATATTTATGCTTCCGGGCGGAGCAGTTTTATTGCCTATTTTCATCAAGTTGATCCCAAAGTTGCTTCCATCCGCTTTTGATGAAAACCGTATTGATGAAGATTAG
- a CDS encoding DUF3500 domain-containing protein: MKKNIPYLFFFLFLFSLQSYATDPVLDFLNSLDDAQLSKTQLQFDDVSRETWHYFPATMWPRSGIQLGELNAKQKELFHKMLKQHLSQSGYNKTMDIMSLENVLAEETGDTHMRDINKYHISVYGNPAKDEVWSWTFEGHHILLSFTSVDDKISFTPRFFGANPAIVQSGPRKGEHTLAMEENLGLQLINSLSSEQKTKAIFDDKAPWDILTKNSVSVSADSPKGISLTALDKSQQEALMKLIHEYISAVPNDIAKIRMGKLESEEVQDIHFAWAGATFLGEPHYYSIQGKTFLIEFDNSQNNANHIHSVWRDFDGDFGRDLIQEHYAAHHKN; the protein is encoded by the coding sequence ATGAAAAAAAACATTCCGTACCTCTTCTTCTTTCTGTTCTTGTTTTCCTTACAGTCATATGCCACAGACCCTGTCTTGGATTTTTTGAACTCCCTTGATGATGCCCAACTGAGCAAGACCCAACTGCAATTTGATGATGTATCACGGGAAACCTGGCATTATTTTCCGGCTACCATGTGGCCTAGATCAGGAATCCAATTGGGGGAACTGAATGCCAAGCAAAAAGAATTGTTCCACAAAATGTTGAAGCAGCATTTAAGTCAATCTGGGTATAACAAGACCATGGACATTATGAGTTTGGAAAACGTACTTGCCGAGGAAACCGGTGATACCCACATGCGGGACATTAACAAATATCATATCTCCGTATATGGCAACCCTGCAAAAGACGAGGTTTGGAGCTGGACTTTTGAGGGACATCATATCTTGTTAAGCTTCACCAGTGTTGACGACAAAATTTCATTTACACCCCGTTTTTTTGGCGCCAACCCCGCAATTGTTCAATCGGGACCTAGAAAAGGAGAACATACATTGGCCATGGAAGAAAATTTGGGGTTACAGCTTATCAATTCACTCTCAAGTGAACAAAAAACAAAGGCCATTTTTGATGACAAAGCGCCTTGGGATATCTTAACCAAGAATTCAGTGAGCGTGTCTGCCGATAGCCCCAAAGGCATTTCCTTAACAGCTTTGGACAAATCGCAGCAAGAAGCTTTAATGAAGCTGATTCACGAGTATATCTCTGCAGTACCTAACGACATCGCCAAAATCCGAATGGGAAAACTGGAGTCCGAAGAAGTGCAAGACATTCATTTTGCATGGGCGGGAGCGACTTTTTTGGGCGAGCCCCACTATTACAGCATTCAAGGAAAGACTTTCTTAATAGAGTTTGATAATTCCCAGAACAATGCCAATCATATCCATTCTGTTTGGCGCGATTTTGATGGCGATTTTGGCAGGGATCTTATCCAAGAGCATTATGCCGCCCATCACAAAAACTAA
- a CDS encoding TonB-dependent receptor, translating into MKQNKKRNGPAYWCLVLSLLLGSSLVQAQNNFTISGKVTDQSNGETLFGTSIFLKGTDIGAITNEYGFYSISAPPGSYTLIFSYMGFNEVSKQVVLDKNITLNMELVEFSTQLDEVEVTAEEPERAVLRKPEMSVSKLNIKTVKQMPVVLGEVDIIKSLQILPGVTSNGEGSSGFHVRGGAVDQNLVLLDEAIIYNTSHLLGFFSVFNADAVKDLKLYKGGIPARFGGRVSSVLDVRQKDGNSKNFEMTGGIGAISSRLAVEGPMFNDRGSFLVAGRGSYAHLFLKLAGEDNSASFYDLNLKTNYNLNKNNRLYLSGYFGRDLFDIGGSFSSSYGNASGNLRWNHIFNDRLFSNLSLIYSNYDYELNINDFEFDWVSSIQNYNIKYDLKYYFNDAFKLDFGASTIKYVFDPGQIKPTSPTSAINELQLDKKRALESAAYVNAEHKLTDDLTAQYGIRFSHFNRMGGQPLNDYVNDRPLVYNSTLRIYERQDPIGETIYSKSESIETFSNFEPRVSLAYQLNEVSSVKVGYSRAAQYIHLLSNTSTVTPIDVWTPSGKYIKPQLSDQFALGYFRNFKDKMYSMEVETFYKTVDNRIDYIDGSDLIGNNTIEREVLSGESRAYGLEVLLRKNEGAFTGWVAYTLAKSEQRTPGGNAGGPGINNGKWYSTPYDRTHDISLTGAYQLNDKWSFGANAIYQTGRPVTYPNGQYQYEGVSIASYSQRNADRLPAYYRLDVSATYRPNRRPDKRWKGEWVFGIYNVFNRKNAASISFGQNLETGANEATRTAIFGIVPSVTYNFKF; encoded by the coding sequence ATGAAACAAAACAAGAAAAGGAACGGGCCAGCCTATTGGTGCTTGGTCCTGTCCCTTCTATTGGGCTCATCGTTAGTGCAAGCCCAAAACAATTTTACCATCAGTGGAAAAGTAACCGACCAAAGCAATGGGGAAACCCTTTTTGGTACTTCCATTTTTTTAAAAGGAACAGATATTGGCGCTATTACCAATGAGTATGGCTTCTATTCAATCAGTGCCCCTCCGGGTTCTTATACCCTCATTTTTTCTTACATGGGCTTTAACGAAGTCAGCAAACAAGTGGTTTTAGATAAAAATATCACCTTGAATATGGAACTGGTGGAATTTTCAACGCAACTGGATGAGGTTGAAGTCACTGCCGAAGAGCCAGAACGCGCCGTACTCCGCAAACCTGAGATGAGTGTTTCCAAACTCAACATTAAAACGGTGAAACAAATGCCCGTGGTTTTAGGTGAAGTAGATATCATTAAGTCGTTGCAGATTCTTCCCGGGGTTACCAGCAACGGGGAAGGCTCCAGTGGTTTTCATGTGCGTGGGGGCGCCGTGGACCAAAACTTGGTGTTACTGGATGAGGCCATTATTTACAACACCTCCCACCTATTGGGTTTCTTTTCCGTGTTCAATGCTGATGCGGTTAAGGACCTAAAATTATACAAAGGCGGTATTCCTGCAAGATTTGGAGGACGGGTATCCTCTGTATTGGATGTTCGCCAAAAGGACGGTAACAGTAAAAACTTTGAAATGACCGGAGGCATTGGTGCCATCTCCAGCCGATTGGCCGTGGAAGGACCTATGTTCAATGACCGTGGTTCCTTTTTGGTGGCAGGAAGAGGCTCCTATGCACATCTATTCTTAAAACTTGCAGGTGAGGACAACAGTGCCAGTTTTTATGACCTCAACCTGAAGACCAACTACAACCTCAACAAAAATAACCGTCTGTACCTATCTGGCTATTTTGGGCGAGATCTTTTTGATATTGGAGGCTCCTTTAGTAGCAGTTATGGAAACGCATCTGGAAACCTTCGTTGGAATCATATTTTTAACGACAGGTTGTTTTCCAACTTATCACTCATCTACAGCAATTATGATTACGAACTCAACATCAATGATTTTGAGTTTGATTGGGTTTCCTCCATCCAAAACTATAATATTAAGTATGATCTAAAGTATTATTTCAATGATGCCTTTAAGTTGGATTTTGGGGCAAGCACCATAAAGTATGTGTTTGATCCAGGACAGATAAAGCCCACAAGTCCGACCTCTGCCATCAACGAATTGCAATTGGACAAGAAAAGAGCTTTGGAAAGTGCAGCCTATGTAAATGCTGAGCATAAACTCACGGATGACCTAACGGCTCAATATGGGATTCGGTTCAGTCATTTTAACCGAATGGGAGGACAACCTTTGAATGACTATGTGAATGACCGCCCGTTGGTGTACAACAGTACCCTGCGCATTTACGAGCGGCAAGATCCCATTGGCGAGACTATATATTCAAAAAGTGAAAGCATTGAAACCTTTAGCAATTTTGAACCAAGGGTGTCATTAGCTTATCAACTCAACGAGGTCTCTTCGGTAAAAGTGGGGTATTCCAGAGCTGCCCAATACATTCATTTACTGTCCAACACCTCAACAGTAACTCCTATAGACGTGTGGACACCCAGTGGAAAATACATCAAACCACAACTTTCCGATCAGTTTGCTTTAGGGTATTTCAGAAACTTCAAGGACAAAATGTATTCCATGGAAGTGGAAACCTTCTACAAAACGGTAGACAACCGAATTGATTACATTGACGGTTCTGACCTTATCGGAAACAACACCATTGAACGTGAAGTATTATCCGGCGAATCCCGGGCCTATGGTCTGGAAGTATTGCTGCGCAAAAATGAAGGTGCATTTACCGGATGGGTGGCCTACACACTAGCCAAATCCGAACAGCGCACTCCTGGAGGCAATGCAGGTGGCCCCGGAATCAACAATGGCAAATGGTACAGTACGCCTTATGATCGTACTCACGACATCTCCCTCACTGGAGCTTATCAACTAAATGACAAATGGAGTTTTGGGGCCAATGCCATTTATCAAACTGGGCGACCCGTCACCTACCCCAATGGACAGTATCAGTACGAGGGTGTCTCCATTGCCAGTTATTCACAACGAAATGCAGACCGATTGCCCGCGTATTACCGCTTGGATGTTTCTGCTACCTATCGTCCCAACCGAAGACCTGATAAAAGATGGAAGGGCGAATGGGTCTTTGGAATCTACAACGTCTTCAATCGGAAAAATGCGGCCTCCATCTCTTTTGGTCAAAATTTGGAGACCGGGGCCAATGAAGCCACCAGAACCGCCATTTTTGGCATTGTACCTTCCGTAACCTATAATTTTAAATTCTAA
- a CDS encoding 2TM domain-containing protein, protein MENLEDNTYKKATKRVKELKDFYRHLKVFVVINAILYLFKSGALQQFLPEGLSLETYYFNWVDAHLVIWILILAVHTAYLFRHKLTFLKKWEERQIQKYIEKNEHENRRYK, encoded by the coding sequence ATGGAAAACCTGGAAGACAACACATATAAGAAGGCTACCAAACGGGTCAAAGAGTTGAAAGATTTTTACCGACACCTAAAAGTTTTTGTGGTGATCAACGCCATTTTGTATCTATTTAAAAGCGGGGCGTTGCAGCAGTTTCTTCCGGAGGGGCTTTCTTTGGAGACCTACTACTTTAATTGGGTGGATGCCCATCTGGTCATCTGGATCTTGATATTGGCGGTTCATACCGCATATCTGTTTAGACATAAATTGACTTTCTTGAAGAAGTGGGAAGAGCGACAAATCCAGAAATACATAGAAAAGAATGAACATGAAAACAGAAGGTATAAATAA
- a CDS encoding DUF4382 domain-containing protein: MRTKIFFYALSLAFLAFIGCSEDENNGNPGDTTGRMTVQLTDAPFPFDMVAEANVTVFKVDARLKDSEDEEMDDDDESSFVALMEEEISVNLLDLTNGVTEELADVEVPAGTYDLVRVHVRGVNVVLTDDRTFDLDVPSGAQTGIKIFIDPGLTVAGGLSSDLLLDFDVSRSFVAKGNLNSVDGITGFNFKPVIKASNLSTAGTLSGTVTTMEGEETVVLEDAQISILDADDEPITSGATNIDGNYAIMGLEAGTYKAFASLTGYVNSDTLEVNIVAANKTVQDFVLEAEVVEEESN, encoded by the coding sequence ATGAGAACTAAAATCTTTTTTTATGCATTGAGCCTTGCTTTTTTGGCATTTATTGGCTGCTCTGAAGATGAAAACAACGGAAATCCCGGTGATACTACCGGAAGAATGACCGTTCAACTTACAGACGCTCCCTTTCCATTTGACATGGTCGCAGAAGCCAATGTTACTGTCTTTAAAGTTGATGCGCGATTAAAAGATAGCGAAGATGAAGAAATGGATGACGACGACGAATCTTCTTTTGTTGCTTTGATGGAAGAAGAAATATCCGTGAACCTTCTGGACCTTACCAATGGTGTTACCGAAGAATTGGCCGATGTAGAGGTCCCTGCCGGAACCTATGATTTGGTGCGAGTACACGTAAGAGGTGTGAACGTTGTTCTAACTGATGACCGAACCTTTGATTTGGATGTTCCCAGTGGAGCACAGACCGGCATCAAAATATTCATTGATCCAGGCTTAACTGTCGCAGGAGGTCTATCCAGCGATTTATTGTTGGACTTTGATGTAAGCCGTTCTTTCGTTGCCAAAGGAAATTTGAACTCCGTGGATGGTATCACAGGATTTAATTTTAAGCCCGTGATCAAAGCGAGTAACCTTTCCACTGCAGGAACTTTGAGTGGAACCGTGACAACTATGGAAGGTGAAGAAACCGTTGTATTGGAAGATGCTCAAATTTCCATATTGGATGCCGATGATGAGCCTATCACCTCCGGTGCTACCAATATTGATGGAAATTATGCCATTATGGGTCTTGAAGCTGGTACTTATAAAGCTTTTGCTTCTTTGACTGGCTATGTAAACAGTGATACTTTAGAGGTAAATATTGTGGCTGCGAACAAAACAGTCCAAGACTTTGTATTGGAAGCCGAAGTGGTTGAAGAAGAGAGCAATTAA
- a CDS encoding 2TM domain-containing protein, with protein MENLDKESKYMRAKERVDELKKFYANLWSYILVISILALINYLTNGFSYMWFLWAAFGWGIGVFFHAVGTFNLNPFFGKGWEERKIKEFMKEDENTKKWR; from the coding sequence ATGGAAAATTTAGATAAAGAAAGCAAATACATGAGGGCAAAAGAACGGGTGGATGAACTTAAAAAGTTCTATGCCAACCTGTGGTCCTACATACTGGTCATTTCAATTTTGGCCTTGATCAATTACCTGACCAATGGGTTTAGCTATATGTGGTTTTTGTGGGCCGCATTCGGTTGGGGTATTGGAGTGTTCTTTCATGCTGTAGGTACTTTCAACTTGAATCCTTTCTTCGGGAAAGGTTGGGAAGAAAGAAAGATAAAGGAGTTTATGAAAGAAGACGAAAACACAAAAAAATGGAGATGA
- a CDS encoding DUF4249 domain-containing protein gives MKPFHILYFCFLLIGASCTDVIEVDVPEAPPRLTIEASLDWERGTSGSDQTILLSTSTPYFAEQKIAPVLGASVRVTNEDSGAEFVFEDQNNGEYTTSSFIPVIGNTYALEVIYNEERYTAKETLVPVSDIVDVYQSTEDGEDEDALEVNVTFQDPEGIENYYFLRFKSEANLFPELYYIKDEFIDGNEFTIYYEKLADEDDGITEFQPGETVAIAFYGISKQYHDYLRLLVEQYENAGNPFSPTPVPLVGNCVNTDNPENIAYGYFRVTEAIKTTYTIE, from the coding sequence ATGAAACCATTTCATATACTTTATTTCTGTTTTTTGCTTATTGGCGCTTCATGTACAGATGTTATTGAAGTTGATGTTCCCGAAGCTCCTCCAAGACTCACCATTGAAGCTTCTTTGGATTGGGAAAGAGGCACTTCAGGGAGTGACCAGACCATTTTATTGAGCACTTCAACCCCTTATTTTGCCGAGCAAAAGATTGCTCCTGTTCTTGGCGCATCGGTAAGGGTCACCAATGAAGATTCTGGGGCCGAATTTGTTTTTGAGGATCAGAATAACGGAGAATACACAACCTCTAGCTTTATTCCAGTAATAGGAAACACCTACGCATTGGAGGTCATTTATAACGAAGAGCGATATACCGCCAAAGAGACCTTGGTTCCTGTGAGTGATATTGTAGACGTCTACCAATCCACGGAAGATGGAGAGGATGAAGATGCCTTGGAGGTGAACGTAACTTTTCAGGATCCTGAGGGCATTGAAAACTATTACTTTCTACGTTTTAAAAGTGAGGCAAATCTCTTTCCAGAGCTGTATTACATCAAAGATGAGTTTATTGATGGGAATGAATTCACTATCTACTATGAAAAATTAGCCGATGAGGATGATGGTATCACGGAGTTTCAACCTGGGGAAACCGTTGCCATTGCTTTTTATGGCATATCAAAACAATATCACGATTACCTCCGGCTTTTGGTGGAACAGTACGAAAATGCAGGAAACCCCTTTAGCCCCACTCCAGTGCCTTTAGTGGGCAACTGTGTAAATACAGACAACCCAGAAAATATTGCTTATGGATATTTTCGGGTTACCGAGGCCATAAAAACGACCTACACTATTGAATAA
- a CDS encoding 2TM domain-containing protein, producing the protein MKDLDEYKYLRAKGKVEKIKSFYSSLLAYCVVIPILAYLNYKTTSFPWVVFPAVGWGIGLVLLWMCAQGYNPILGKDWEERKIRELMKDKNF; encoded by the coding sequence ATGAAAGACTTAGATGAATATAAATACCTTAGGGCAAAAGGAAAGGTTGAAAAAATCAAATCCTTTTATTCAAGCCTATTGGCCTATTGTGTTGTAATTCCAATTTTAGCCTATTTAAATTACAAGACCACTAGTTTCCCTTGGGTGGTTTTCCCTGCGGTTGGTTGGGGCATTGGACTTGTGCTTCTCTGGATGTGTGCCCAGGGCTACAATCCCATTTTAGGAAAAGATTGGGAGGAGCGTAAGATTCGTGAGCTTATGAAGGACAAAAATTTTTAA
- a CDS encoding LytTR family DNA-binding domain-containing protein, translating into MNVIIIEDEKPAARRLSRLLAEQGVEVSTMLHSVDESIEWFQNNPQPDLIFLDIQLSDGLSFEIFDAVDVKSAIIFTTAFDEYALQAFKLNSIDYLLKPIDDEDLEKAVKKYRDFKPENQKISVDFNDIKKLLIDPLDREYKKRFTVKVGQHLKIVNADDVECFYSENKGTYAATSDGRNYLLDTTLEQLEEELSPKDFFRVSRKFYVGITHINDIISYTNSRLQIKMNRYNEQEIIVSRERVKDFKLWLE; encoded by the coding sequence ATGAACGTAATCATCATTGAAGATGAAAAACCGGCCGCAAGACGTTTAAGTCGTTTGTTGGCGGAACAGGGAGTGGAGGTCTCCACTATGTTGCACTCCGTAGACGAATCCATTGAGTGGTTTCAGAACAACCCACAGCCCGACCTTATTTTTTTGGACATTCAATTATCGGATGGTCTTTCGTTTGAAATTTTTGATGCTGTCGATGTAAAAAGCGCCATCATTTTCACCACTGCTTTTGATGAATATGCCCTCCAAGCTTTCAAGCTAAATAGCATTGATTATTTGCTCAAACCCATCGATGATGAAGACCTGGAAAAGGCTGTTAAAAAGTACCGGGATTTTAAACCAGAAAATCAAAAAATTTCGGTGGATTTCAACGACATCAAAAAGCTATTGATAGACCCTTTGGATCGTGAATATAAAAAACGATTTACGGTTAAGGTGGGACAACATTTAAAAATTGTAAATGCCGATGATGTGGAATGTTTTTATTCCGAAAACAAGGGAACTTATGCGGCAACTTCCGATGGTAGAAATTATCTTTTGGATACCACTTTGGAACAGTTGGAAGAGGAGCTGTCCCCAAAAGACTTTTTTAGGGTAAGTAGAAAATTTTACGTGGGCATCACCCATATAAACGACATCATTTCATACACCAATTCCAGGCTTCAAATCAAGATGAACCGCTATAATGAGCAAGAAATTATTGTGAGTAGGGAGCGCGTAAAAGACTTTAAGCTTTGGTTGGAATAA
- a CDS encoding 2TM domain-containing protein codes for MNDLEKDKYKRAKKRVEDMKGFYIHMSIYIVINTFILVNIYMHSDNFWQWPHFITLFAWGIGLTMHGAKVFGFSLLFGKNWEERQIQKYIDKDKKDADKYV; via the coding sequence ATGAATGATTTAGAAAAAGATAAATACAAGAGGGCCAAAAAGCGCGTAGAGGATATGAAGGGGTTTTATATCCACATGTCCATCTATATCGTGATCAATACATTTATCCTTGTGAACATTTATATGCATTCGGATAATTTTTGGCAATGGCCGCATTTCATCACCTTGTTTGCCTGGGGCATTGGCTTGACCATGCACGGGGCCAAGGTATTTGGATTTAGTTTACTATTCGGAAAAAACTGGGAAGAGCGACAAATCCAAAAGTATATCGACAAAGACAAGAAAGACGCGGATAAGTACGTGTAG
- a CDS encoding nuclear transport factor 2 family protein, producing MRTLAMKILFLCPILALSLNACQQGPVRYTQNSPEIDTVKKVISNYDTKNYDTSMFADTSKTYYNTKDNPLSSNEAIAYHKQADSEYASRGFGDNHQEYEMVVTDEGETWVNCWLTWKGELAANGKEFEVPVHLTFQFVDGKIVQEYGYWDPTPIVLELQKIEAEAKMMDEEQTE from the coding sequence ATGAGAACACTAGCAATGAAAATTCTTTTTCTATGTCCCATTTTGGCGCTGAGCCTTAATGCCTGTCAGCAAGGTCCGGTTCGGTACACCCAAAATTCCCCTGAAATTGACACTGTCAAAAAGGTAATTTCCAATTACGACACTAAAAATTATGACACCAGCATGTTTGCGGACACCTCAAAGACCTATTACAATACCAAAGACAATCCTTTGTCTTCCAATGAGGCTATTGCCTATCACAAGCAAGCGGACAGTGAGTACGCCTCCCGTGGGTTTGGAGACAATCATCAAGAATATGAAATGGTGGTGACAGACGAGGGTGAGACTTGGGTAAACTGCTGGTTGACCTGGAAAGGCGAATTGGCCGCCAATGGAAAAGAATTTGAGGTACCCGTGCATTTGACCTTTCAATTTGTGGACGGAAAAATTGTACAGGAATATGGGTACTGGGATCCCACTCCAATTGTTTTGGAGCTTCAAAAGATAGAAGCTGAAGCCAAAATGATGGATGAAGAACAAACCGAATAA
- a CDS encoding 2TM domain-containing protein, translating into MEKAIKYIGKLLSIAIVVGLVLATIFIGLKALSGGDVAFDAKMMREVGYYIFYSIVLTFLNSFYYDYVNHKVTWKRYAKYRLAISAIGGILVTMMGILWIRMVLGLGFEGKDWESFIAGEEPAFYVVALLITMVVSVFFHAVYFYKNWQEKRVKEQKIIAGTASARFDALKNQLDPHFLFNSLNVLTSLIEEDPDQAQRFTTSLSKVYRYVLEQKNKDLVTVDEELNFARTYVRLLKMRFEDSIVFEIPEKCTIPDAKIVPLSLQLLLENAVKHNVVTSSKPLHIKVFEQNGMLVVSNNLQEKQVVKKSSGVGLQNIKQRYNMLTDREVTITKNTLDFSVALPMLTQQVSVSETQQSYIEEKRYAKAKEHVKAIKEFYSNLMAYCVVIPFLWWINLKTTDFLWAFFPTIGWGFGVLAHGMEAFGYNPLWGKRWQERKIRELMDSEDF; encoded by the coding sequence ATGGAGAAAGCGATTAAATATATTGGCAAACTACTATCAATAGCAATAGTGGTTGGTCTTGTTTTGGCTACGATTTTTATTGGCTTGAAGGCACTTTCCGGTGGAGATGTGGCTTTTGATGCCAAAATGATGCGCGAAGTGGGGTACTACATTTTTTATTCCATCGTACTGACTTTTCTCAACAGTTTCTACTATGATTATGTGAACCATAAAGTAACCTGGAAACGATATGCCAAATACCGTTTGGCCATAAGTGCCATAGGAGGCATCCTTGTCACCATGATGGGCATTTTGTGGATCAGGATGGTACTTGGTTTGGGTTTTGAAGGGAAGGACTGGGAATCTTTTATAGCAGGCGAAGAACCTGCATTTTATGTTGTGGCCCTTTTGATAACCATGGTGGTCTCGGTGTTTTTCCATGCGGTATATTTCTATAAAAATTGGCAGGAAAAGCGAGTAAAGGAACAAAAAATCATAGCAGGCACAGCTTCTGCGCGCTTTGATGCCCTCAAGAACCAATTGGACCCCCATTTTTTGTTCAATAGCCTAAATGTACTTACTAGTCTTATTGAGGAAGACCCGGACCAGGCACAACGTTTCACTACATCCTTGTCCAAAGTGTACCGGTATGTGTTGGAACAGAAAAACAAGGATTTGGTCACTGTGGATGAAGAACTCAATTTTGCGAGAACCTATGTCCGGCTCCTAAAAATGCGGTTTGAGGATAGTATTGTTTTTGAAATTCCGGAAAAATGTACCATTCCGGATGCCAAGATCGTCCCCCTTTCCTTACAATTACTACTGGAAAATGCGGTGAAACATAACGTTGTAACAAGCTCAAAACCATTGCATATCAAAGTTTTTGAACAAAACGGGATGTTGGTGGTAAGCAATAATCTTCAGGAAAAGCAGGTAGTTAAAAAAAGTAGTGGAGTAGGACTGCAGAACATAAAACAGCGCTACAATATGTTAACGGACCGTGAAGTAACCATAACAAAGAACACCTTGGATTTTAGTGTTGCCCTACCTATGCTTACCCAACAAGTATCGGTTTCAGAGACGCAGCAAAGTTATATTGAAGAAAAAAGATATGCCAAGGCCAAGGAACATGTAAAGGCCATTAAGGAGTTCTATAGTAATTTAATGGCCTATTGTGTTGTGATTCCGTTTTTGTGGTGGATCAATTTAAAGACCACGGATTTTCTTTGGGCTTTTTTCCCTACCATAGGTTGGGGTTTTGGGGTTTTGGCACATGGCATGGAGGCTTTTGGATATAACCCATTGTGGGGCAAACGCTGGCAGGAGCGAAAGATTCGGGAACTCATGGACAGTGAGGATTTTTAA